One Parashewanella spongiae genomic window, ATTATCCAATCAGGTAACGATGCTTGTGTGGCAATGGCTGAACATATTGCTGGCACTGAAGATGGTTTTGTTGACTTAATGAACTCATGGGCAAAACAGCTTAATATGACTGACAGTCATTTTGAAAACTCTCATGGTCTTGATTCTTCTGAGCACAAAACGACTGCATATGATATGGCATTATTGGGTGCGGCGCTCATCCGTGATGTACCCGAAGAGTACGCCATTTATAAACAAAAATCGTTTACGTATAACAACATTAAGCAATATAACCGTAACAGCTTGTTATGGGACAACAGTATGAATGTTGATGGCATTAAAACTGGCCACACATCAGGTGCAGGTTATAATTTAGTCGCTTCGGCTACCAAAAATAATATGCGCTTAGTTTCAGTGGTTATGGGCGCAAAAAGTACTGCAGCTCGCAAAGCTGAAAGCAAAAAGCTATTAAATTACGGCTTTCGCTTTTTCAAAACATTAGTGCCATACAAAGCTGGTGACAGCTTTGTTACTCAGAATATTTGGTTTGGCGATAAAGAGACTATCGATTTAGGTGTCAATACCGATACGCCAATCACGGTTCGTCGTGGCGCAGAAAAAGAGCTTCAAGCTCATTTTGAATTAACAAAAGAAATTGCGGCACCGATTGCTAAAGGTGAAACTGTAGGACGCATTTATTTTCAACTTGATGGTAAAGATATCGCCCAATTTCCACTCGTCACTTTGCAAGAAGTTAATGAAGGTAGCTGGTTTAGCAAACTTACTGATTACTTTAAAAAGAAAATAGCTGATTTCTAGCAGCTCTCTCTTCAAAGGCGCTTTATGCGCCTTTTTATTTACATCTTATTTCTTAAATTTATCCTCCTTCTTTACATTCACCATCTATTTCAATTTTTCTGTTTAAAATAGTACGTCTTAACTCTATATACCCGTCTCGACAATACTGATTCTGTTTCAGTGTTTCTCGCAATCCATGTTCAGCGGCAAGTTCCCATTGATCATTTTTTTGCTTTTTAGCT contains:
- a CDS encoding serine hydrolase encodes the protein MSLLKTPGKALLLSFVSFSSFAVPVVIPEAPRVAAQAYVLMDYNTGQIIAEESAYNLLNPASLTKMMTSYVIGHELKSGNIKEEDEVTISTNAWSKNFPDSSKMFIEAGKKVTVSDLNRGIIIQSGNDACVAMAEHIAGTEDGFVDLMNSWAKQLNMTDSHFENSHGLDSSEHKTTAYDMALLGAALIRDVPEEYAIYKQKSFTYNNIKQYNRNSLLWDNSMNVDGIKTGHTSGAGYNLVASATKNNMRLVSVVMGAKSTAARKAESKKLLNYGFRFFKTLVPYKAGDSFVTQNIWFGDKETIDLGVNTDTPITVRRGAEKELQAHFELTKEIAAPIAKGETVGRIYFQLDGKDIAQFPLVTLQEVNEGSWFSKLTDYFKKKIADF